One genomic region from Rubinisphaera margarita encodes:
- a CDS encoding branched-chain amino acid aminotransferase, translating into MTNTLSALYNDEAGFIISAELVLVSTICVLGLVVGLSEVAFNVNQELEDVGAAFGSVNQAYSYNGTAGQKGGNAGSTYDDEWDHGDDSCDVSCDVGPTPESY; encoded by the coding sequence ATGACGAACACTCTCAGCGCCCTCTACAACGACGAAGCCGGTTTTATCATCTCAGCCGAACTGGTTCTGGTATCCACCATCTGTGTCCTTGGCCTTGTCGTTGGGCTTTCGGAAGTGGCGTTCAACGTCAACCAGGAACTCGAAGACGTCGGAGCCGCCTTCGGCAGTGTCAACCAGGCCTACTCCTACAATGGCACTGCGGGGCAAAAGGGCGGGAACGCGGGCAGCACGTACGACGACGAGTGGGATCACGGCGACGACAGCTGCGATGTCAGCTGCGATGTTGGACCGACCCCCGAAAGCTACTAG
- a CDS encoding GNAT family N-acetyltransferase produces MKIATLDDLPFLDQLEGRCFPAHRRSNRRSLRVSITSPAQIVMILEASPDEGPPRNVGAAILLNYKNSLRIYSLAVDPDYQKHGYGAELIEGVVSHAREHGYHRLTLEADAENKKLINWYKKVGFETVEVLHDYYAAGEHAVRMRKELISNEANDPDQRNNVIVVDNPKSWPLDIPGTEVVAAKTYLSSQKYQNSNLFRIFNLCKSFKPHKFGYYVSLLASARDQKVIPNVTSLRDLSSVTLVQSVADDVQDAIQQHLKDVEGKEFSLDIYFENTPNQAFSPLAKILSQQFELLLFRVVFNKEENWEVRKVQLLPLSNILKEHPEEFEKFASKYFQKKRFRRTRFKYFHYDLGILVNPQEATPPSCQEALHRMRDAAEKTGFYTEFITRQDYNRICEFDAIFIRETTSVNNHTYKFSRRAYAEGLIVMDDPWSILRCSNKMYLYERLSRSRVRQPRSWLICKEALDDQALVKYKFPIVLKLPDSCFSIGVFKVNDQDEMKEKLELLFKTSEVVIAQEFIRTPFDWRIGVLDGSPLYACKYHMADGHWQIYNWNTEVKSNFTGDAETLPLNQVPNHILQTAIKGSAVIGDGLYGVDLKEVQGKAYIIEINDNPNIDAGIEDAIYQEELYLKLMNSFCNRIERERKAPHFISFRED; encoded by the coding sequence ATGAAAATCGCCACGCTGGACGACCTCCCCTTCCTCGATCAGTTGGAGGGGCGTTGCTTTCCTGCACACCGTCGCAGCAATCGGAGATCGCTGCGGGTCAGTATTACCAGTCCCGCCCAGATTGTCATGATTCTGGAAGCGAGCCCGGACGAAGGACCGCCCCGCAATGTCGGTGCGGCGATCCTGCTCAACTACAAGAACTCGCTGCGGATCTACTCGCTGGCCGTGGATCCCGACTACCAGAAGCATGGCTATGGAGCCGAGCTGATCGAGGGTGTCGTCAGCCACGCACGCGAACATGGCTATCACCGCCTGACACTCGAAGCCGACGCCGAGAACAAGAAGCTGATTAACTGGTACAAGAAGGTCGGCTTTGAAACCGTTGAAGTCCTTCACGATTATTACGCTGCCGGCGAGCATGCCGTGCGAATGCGGAAGGAATTGATCAGCAACGAGGCGAACGATCCCGATCAGCGGAACAACGTGATCGTTGTCGACAACCCCAAGAGCTGGCCGCTCGACATCCCGGGCACGGAAGTCGTCGCGGCCAAAACCTACCTGTCGTCCCAGAAGTATCAGAACTCGAATCTCTTCCGAATCTTTAATCTTTGCAAGTCGTTTAAGCCGCACAAATTCGGCTATTACGTCTCGCTGCTCGCATCGGCCCGGGATCAGAAGGTGATTCCGAACGTGACTTCGCTGCGCGATCTGTCCAGCGTGACGCTCGTGCAGAGTGTGGCCGACGATGTTCAGGACGCGATCCAGCAACACCTCAAGGATGTCGAGGGCAAAGAATTCAGCCTCGACATTTACTTCGAGAACACCCCGAACCAGGCATTCTCGCCGCTGGCTAAAATCCTGTCTCAGCAGTTCGAACTGTTGCTGTTCCGGGTGGTCTTCAACAAAGAAGAGAACTGGGAAGTCCGGAAGGTCCAGTTGCTGCCGCTCTCCAACATCCTGAAGGAGCACCCTGAAGAGTTCGAGAAGTTTGCCTCGAAGTACTTCCAGAAAAAGCGCTTCCGACGGACGCGGTTCAAGTACTTCCATTACGATCTCGGAATCCTGGTCAACCCGCAGGAAGCGACGCCCCCGTCGTGTCAGGAAGCGTTGCATCGGATGCGGGATGCGGCTGAGAAAACCGGCTTCTACACCGAGTTCATCACCCGTCAGGACTACAACCGAATCTGCGAGTTCGACGCGATCTTCATTCGCGAAACGACATCAGTTAATAACCACACCTACAAGTTTTCGCGGCGAGCCTACGCCGAAGGATTGATCGTCATGGACGATCCCTGGTCGATCCTTCGCTGCTCGAACAAGATGTATCTCTACGAGCGGCTGTCTCGCAGTCGGGTGCGTCAGCCACGCTCCTGGCTCATCTGCAAGGAAGCGCTCGATGATCAGGCGCTGGTGAAGTACAAATTCCCGATCGTCCTGAAACTTCCGGACAGCTGCTTCTCGATCGGCGTCTTTAAGGTCAATGACCAGGACGAGATGAAAGAGAAGCTGGAACTGCTCTTCAAGACGTCGGAAGTGGTCATTGCTCAAGAGTTCATCCGCACGCCATTCGACTGGCGAATCGGCGTTCTGGACGGCAGCCCGCTGTATGCCTGCAAGTATCACATGGCCGACGGTCACTGGCAGATCTACAACTGGAATACCGAGGTGAAGAGTAATTTCACCGGCGACGCGGAAACGCTGCCGCTCAATCAGGTTCCGAACCACATTCTGCAGACGGCCATTAAAGGTTCTGCGGTGATTGGGGATGGCCTGTACGGTGTCGACCTGAAAGAAGTGCAGGGGAAAGCGTACATCATCGAGATTAACGACAACCCCAACATCGATGCCGGGATCGAAGACGCCATCTATCAGGAAGAACTGTACCTGAAGCTGATGAACTCGTTCTGCAACCGGATCGAGCGCGAACGGAAGGCGCCCCACTTCATTTCCTTCCGGGAAGACTGA
- a CDS encoding glutamate-cysteine ligase family protein: MTRRMGLEQEFFVVEPGGEPSHRADELLQRCLEMAEPRGLSRSFFATEWVKNIVELNTPPSSSPRELADSYRDILQLAIDAGHEIGVRLYPYSVYPLHLIPVIRDEVKYHVQVRTIGHERFLNAGKCAGTHLHIEVPHGTIDSRVGIAYDAPADARAELLNTYNLATALDPVMIALSRACPFYEGRSSGLAHRTARYRGNEEYGWEGVYTLLPEVGSLRPYAESIEHLVQLQFARHHAWLNALSAARVNGELFEEAGGSLLTSAWNPVRLNLHGTVELRNVDSNLPEIVLGVMMLVYQLTHRVREERLIVTPTEGLDSMRVEGDRLLVPDFEHLHHQLLFAAVSEGLSSPIVKGYTQSTIEVACAHEPDWPGLSELVPQPGQFRTTESVLLEKYYPQGESLSREIGLELVREGCDVLEDSVRRLQESGTTEPLSTS, encoded by the coding sequence ATGACGCGTCGTATGGGGCTGGAACAGGAATTCTTTGTCGTGGAGCCAGGGGGGGAACCGTCCCATCGTGCCGACGAACTGCTGCAGCGTTGCCTGGAAATGGCGGAGCCACGGGGGCTCTCTCGGAGTTTCTTTGCCACGGAGTGGGTGAAGAACATCGTCGAGCTTAACACCCCTCCATCGTCGTCGCCCCGCGAACTGGCTGACAGTTACCGCGATATTCTCCAGCTGGCGATCGACGCCGGGCATGAAATCGGCGTCCGGCTTTATCCCTATTCGGTCTATCCTCTGCATTTGATCCCTGTAATTCGGGACGAAGTGAAGTACCACGTGCAGGTGCGAACGATCGGACACGAACGCTTTCTCAACGCCGGGAAGTGTGCGGGGACGCATCTCCATATCGAGGTGCCCCATGGAACCATCGACTCGCGAGTCGGCATTGCGTACGACGCCCCAGCCGACGCCCGTGCGGAGCTTCTCAACACCTACAATCTGGCCACCGCTCTCGATCCGGTGATGATCGCTCTGAGTCGTGCCTGTCCATTTTACGAGGGACGTTCTTCTGGACTGGCCCATCGCACGGCTCGATACCGTGGCAACGAAGAGTACGGCTGGGAAGGGGTCTATACCCTGCTGCCGGAAGTGGGAAGTCTGCGACCCTATGCGGAGAGTATCGAACACCTCGTGCAGCTCCAGTTCGCGCGACACCATGCCTGGCTGAATGCCCTGTCGGCGGCTCGGGTGAACGGGGAACTGTTCGAAGAGGCAGGCGGAAGCCTGTTGACCTCCGCGTGGAATCCTGTGCGACTCAATCTCCACGGCACCGTCGAACTGCGAAACGTCGACAGCAATCTGCCAGAAATCGTGCTCGGCGTGATGATGCTCGTTTATCAGCTGACTCATCGAGTCCGCGAGGAGCGGCTGATCGTCACACCAACCGAAGGCCTCGACTCCATGCGAGTCGAAGGTGACAGGCTTCTCGTGCCTGATTTTGAGCATCTGCATCATCAGTTGCTGTTCGCCGCCGTCAGCGAAGGACTCTCCAGTCCGATCGTTAAGGGATACACCCAATCCACCATCGAGGTCGCCTGTGCTCATGAACCAGACTGGCCGGGACTGAGTGAGCTTGTCCCACAGCCCGGTCAATTTCGCACGACCGAATCTGTCCTTCTTGAGAAGTACTACCCTCAGGGAGAGAGCCTTTCGCGAGAGATCGGTCTCGAACTCGTCCGCGAAGGGTGCGACGTGCTGGAAGATTCCGTCCGAAGACTCCAGGAATCCGGAACGACCGAACCACTATCGACATCATGA
- a CDS encoding succinylglutamate desuccinylase/aspartoacylase domain-containing protein has protein sequence MTEIELTNPLTCIPFKAKRILGQHSQGRAGPLLVVLAGIHGNEPSGVQGLASVIHKLQADDPPFFGTMVGIVGNLKALAAGVRYIDEDLNRIWLPERIDSMREGRNPESSEEAELREIIKIIDNLRHPEDRNFFLDCHTTSSESVPYISVPLDLPSVKLAGDFPVHSVIGSGDKLTGVSDRYLIDHGFSGFTFEAGRHDRLASIEAQEAAIWVALHQVGCMAEIPVDADQCLKKTQIDGHKFYEIEYIHKVTPEQGFQMKPGYCNFQRIHEGDLLAWEQEHPIISEWDARLFLPLYQPLGDDGFSIIREANQPLKKS, from the coding sequence ATGACTGAGATTGAACTCACCAACCCACTGACCTGTATTCCGTTCAAGGCGAAACGGATCCTCGGACAACATTCGCAGGGGCGGGCAGGGCCGCTGCTTGTTGTTCTCGCGGGAATCCACGGGAATGAACCGTCTGGCGTGCAGGGTCTGGCTTCTGTCATCCATAAGCTGCAGGCCGATGACCCGCCGTTTTTCGGGACCATGGTTGGCATTGTCGGGAATCTGAAGGCTCTCGCTGCCGGCGTCCGCTATATCGACGAAGATCTGAATCGGATCTGGCTGCCCGAGCGGATTGACTCCATGCGCGAAGGTCGGAATCCGGAGTCGAGTGAAGAGGCTGAGCTTCGCGAGATCATCAAGATCATCGATAACCTGCGACACCCGGAAGACCGCAATTTCTTTCTCGACTGCCATACGACCAGCAGTGAAAGCGTTCCTTATATCAGCGTTCCGCTCGATCTTCCCAGTGTGAAGCTCGCCGGCGATTTTCCGGTGCATTCCGTGATTGGCAGTGGCGACAAACTCACCGGTGTATCCGACCGCTACCTCATCGACCACGGCTTTAGCGGGTTTACGTTTGAAGCGGGACGACACGATCGGCTTGCGTCCATTGAGGCTCAGGAAGCGGCAATCTGGGTCGCCCTGCATCAGGTTGGCTGCATGGCTGAAATCCCGGTCGATGCGGACCAGTGTCTGAAGAAAACACAGATCGATGGCCATAAGTTCTACGAAATTGAGTACATCCACAAAGTCACGCCAGAGCAGGGCTTCCAGATGAAACCCGGCTACTGCAATTTCCAGCGGATTCACGAGGGCGATCTCCTCGCGTGGGAGCAAGAGCATCCGATCATTTCGGAATGGGACGCGCGACTCTTTCTCCCGCTCTACCAGCCGCTGGGGGACGACGGTTTCTCCATCATCCGCGAGGCCAATCAACCGCTGAAGAAGAGCTGA
- the gmd gene encoding GDP-mannose 4,6-dehydratase, with protein sequence MTQISRTLPPRNGKTALITGITGQDGSYLSELLLSKGYEVWGVVRRSSSLNTGRIDHITQDPHEDDVRLHLAFGDLTDSSSLNRILKVVRPDEIYNLGAQSHVKVSFDIPEYTADVTGVGAVRVLEAMRELDLDARFYQASSSELYGKVVETPQKETTPFYPRSPYAAAKAYAFHITRNYRESYGMFAVNGILFNHESPRRGETFVTRKISRGVAAIAHGHQDCLYLGNLDARRDWGFAGDYVEAMHLMLQAETPDDYVVATGETHSVREFCELAFEHVDLPLEWQGAGLAEKGIGPDGRVLVQIDPRYFRPAEVDLLLGDSSRARAELGWKPQITFEELVQTMVDSDLVAEEHKPGPFTVNEL encoded by the coding sequence GTGACGCAGATCTCTCGCACGCTTCCTCCCCGTAACGGCAAGACAGCACTCATCACCGGCATCACCGGACAGGACGGCTCTTATCTCTCCGAACTCCTGCTCAGCAAAGGGTACGAGGTCTGGGGAGTGGTCCGTCGATCGTCATCGTTGAACACCGGCCGGATCGACCACATTACGCAAGACCCTCATGAGGACGACGTCCGGCTGCATCTCGCCTTTGGCGATCTGACCGATTCCTCTTCGCTCAATCGCATTCTCAAAGTGGTGCGGCCCGATGAGATCTACAACCTCGGCGCTCAGTCGCACGTGAAAGTTTCCTTCGACATCCCGGAATACACGGCTGATGTCACCGGCGTTGGAGCCGTCCGTGTGCTGGAAGCGATGCGGGAGCTCGATCTCGACGCCCGTTTCTATCAGGCGTCCTCGTCAGAACTGTACGGTAAGGTTGTCGAGACGCCGCAGAAGGAAACGACTCCGTTCTACCCCCGCAGTCCCTATGCGGCAGCCAAGGCCTATGCGTTCCACATCACCCGCAATTATCGCGAGTCGTACGGAATGTTTGCCGTGAATGGGATTCTGTTCAACCACGAATCGCCCCGCCGCGGGGAAACGTTCGTGACCCGCAAAATTTCCCGGGGAGTTGCGGCCATCGCCCACGGACACCAGGACTGTCTGTATCTTGGCAATCTCGACGCCCGTCGTGACTGGGGATTCGCAGGCGACTACGTCGAAGCCATGCACCTGATGCTTCAGGCCGAGACGCCCGACGACTATGTGGTCGCGACCGGAGAAACGCACAGCGTTCGTGAGTTCTGTGAGCTCGCGTTCGAACACGTCGACCTGCCCCTCGAATGGCAGGGGGCCGGACTGGCCGAGAAAGGAATCGGTCCCGATGGCCGCGTTCTCGTTCAGATCGATCCCCGCTACTTCCGGCCGGCCGAAGTGGATCTGCTCCTGGGAGACAGTTCCCGTGCCCGCGCCGAACTCGGCTGGAAACCACAGATAACGTTCGAAGAACTCGTCCAGACCATGGTCGATTCCGACCTCGTAGCGGAGGAACACAAACCCGGCCCCTTCACCGTCAACGAACTCTGA
- the pseI gene encoding pseudaminic acid synthase, which produces MSLLSNQRVLIIAELSANHNHSYERAVELVQAAKAAGADAVKLQTYTADTITVKSDRPEFLIHGGLWDGRQLHDLYQEAYTPWEWQPKLKEVAESLGMPLFSTPFDHTAVDFLEAMDVPAYKIASFELVDIPLIRRVAATGKPLIMSTGMASIDEIDDAVTAARDAGAKEIALLKCTSAYPALPEDANLLTIPNLATRFGVIPGLSDHTLGTTVPIAAVTLGARVIEKHFTLARSDGGPDGAFSLEPAEFREMVDAVRIAEKALGEVSYRRSAAEEGSLKFRRSLYVVKDVKAGETITTQNVRSIRPADGLSPKHWDTVMGRTLSVDVPANTPLDWSMISS; this is translated from the coding sequence ATGAGTCTGTTAAGCAACCAGCGGGTCCTGATTATCGCCGAATTGTCGGCCAATCATAATCATAGTTACGAACGAGCCGTCGAGCTGGTGCAAGCGGCGAAGGCAGCCGGTGCCGATGCCGTCAAACTGCAGACATACACGGCAGACACCATCACCGTGAAATCAGATCGTCCCGAGTTTCTGATTCACGGCGGCCTCTGGGATGGGCGACAGCTCCATGATCTCTATCAGGAAGCTTACACGCCCTGGGAGTGGCAACCGAAGCTGAAGGAAGTCGCGGAGAGCCTGGGGATGCCGCTGTTCAGTACGCCATTCGATCACACAGCGGTGGACTTTCTTGAAGCGATGGATGTGCCGGCGTACAAAATCGCATCGTTTGAACTGGTGGATATCCCGTTGATCCGACGGGTGGCGGCGACGGGGAAGCCGCTCATTATGTCGACCGGAATGGCCTCGATCGATGAAATTGATGATGCGGTGACCGCTGCCCGGGATGCGGGAGCGAAGGAGATCGCTCTTCTCAAATGCACGAGCGCGTACCCGGCTCTTCCGGAAGACGCCAACCTGCTGACGATCCCGAATCTCGCGACGCGCTTCGGCGTCATCCCGGGATTGTCCGATCATACGCTGGGAACGACCGTCCCGATTGCCGCGGTTACTCTCGGAGCACGCGTTATCGAGAAACACTTTACGCTTGCCCGTTCCGATGGCGGACCGGACGGAGCCTTTTCGCTGGAACCGGCCGAGTTTCGCGAGATGGTCGACGCCGTGCGAATCGCCGAAAAAGCACTCGGAGAAGTCTCGTACCGAAGATCGGCCGCCGAGGAAGGGAGCTTGAAGTTTCGTCGGTCCCTCTATGTCGTGAAAGACGTGAAGGCAGGAGAAACGATTACCACACAGAACGTGCGATCGATCCGACCTGCCGACGGTCTTTCCCCAAAACACTGGGACACGGTCATGGGACGAACACTCAGCGTGGATGTCCCGGCGAATACGCCGCTCGACTGGTCCATGATCTCTTCCTAG
- the pseH gene encoding UDP-4-amino-4,6-dideoxy-N-acetyl-beta-L-altrosamine N-acetyltransferase — protein MNEPKPIHLIPIVSLEVEDQMKVRELRNEAEVRRWMFTDHEISVNEHLLWISRLKKDDSQIVFAVLNDDRQPLGVISVTKIDRANLRAERAYYLTASARGGLGSAIEYHFLNFIFETLQIEKLNCEVLEGNEVSLNMHHKFLFVDEGFRRSEIVKHGERLGVHFVGLTRDEWLAERDTVLERSREKIERFQVRIEWNGEGENGVVPKAIDQIEAARARNNVNWMNIMRLALEKSPDIAVPIVSEIKKIDREISGLTEKLEEENS, from the coding sequence ATGAACGAACCGAAGCCGATCCATCTCATTCCGATTGTTTCCCTAGAAGTCGAAGATCAGATGAAGGTCCGCGAACTCCGCAATGAAGCGGAAGTTCGACGCTGGATGTTCACCGATCACGAAATCAGTGTGAACGAACATCTGTTGTGGATCAGCCGGCTCAAAAAGGACGATTCGCAGATTGTCTTTGCAGTCCTGAATGACGACCGCCAACCACTCGGCGTGATCAGCGTCACAAAAATCGATCGGGCGAATCTGCGAGCCGAACGCGCATACTACCTGACAGCATCTGCACGCGGCGGACTTGGTTCCGCCATCGAGTATCATTTTCTGAACTTCATTTTCGAGACCCTGCAGATTGAAAAACTGAACTGTGAAGTGCTCGAAGGCAATGAAGTCTCGCTGAACATGCACCACAAATTTCTTTTCGTCGACGAAGGCTTTCGGCGATCCGAGATCGTGAAACACGGTGAGCGGCTGGGCGTTCATTTCGTTGGCCTGACACGAGACGAGTGGCTCGCTGAACGGGACACCGTGCTCGAACGTTCGCGAGAAAAAATTGAACGATTCCAGGTCCGAATCGAATGGAACGGTGAGGGCGAGAATGGCGTTGTGCCCAAGGCGATTGATCAGATCGAAGCGGCGCGGGCTCGAAATAACGTAAACTGGATGAATATTATGCGGCTCGCCTTGGAAAAATCGCCCGACATTGCGGTTCCGATTGTTTCCGAGATCAAAAAGATCGACCGCGAGATTTCCGGTCTGACTGAAAAACTCGAAGAAGAGAACTCATGA
- a CDS encoding cytidylyltransferase domain-containing protein, giving the protein MEGRPHTVAIIQARMTSTRLPGKVLKPLLGEPMLCWVVERLKRARTLDRIVIATTTDPEDDAIVAQCQLHNYPCYRGSRDDVLDRYYHAATDFQAETIVRITSDCPLIDPDLVDEVVELYHSARPECDYASNAIPVRTFPRGLDCEVFSYDALGIARKEADEPAQREHVTPYLYQNHEQFSLRSFQNPVDHSSWRWTVDTPEDFELIERICQSLEDRFANWQTILTLCQDHPDWAKLNAHVEQKKL; this is encoded by the coding sequence ATGGAAGGCCGCCCGCACACTGTCGCCATCATTCAGGCTCGAATGACCAGCACCCGCCTGCCGGGCAAGGTGCTCAAGCCGCTGCTCGGGGAGCCGATGCTCTGCTGGGTCGTCGAACGTCTGAAACGGGCCCGCACGCTCGATCGCATCGTGATCGCCACCACGACCGACCCGGAAGATGACGCCATCGTCGCCCAGTGCCAGCTGCACAACTACCCCTGTTATCGCGGCAGCCGGGACGATGTTCTCGACCGCTACTACCACGCGGCGACCGACTTCCAGGCCGAAACCATCGTCCGCATCACCTCCGACTGCCCCCTGATCGACCCGGACCTCGTTGACGAAGTCGTCGAACTCTACCACAGCGCCCGCCCGGAGTGCGATTACGCGTCGAATGCCATTCCGGTCCGCACGTTCCCTCGTGGACTCGACTGCGAGGTCTTTTCTTATGATGCTCTCGGCATCGCTCGAAAAGAAGCTGATGAGCCCGCCCAGCGAGAACACGTGACCCCCTATCTGTATCAGAACCACGAGCAGTTCTCGTTGCGTTCTTTTCAGAATCCAGTCGACCATTCGTCCTGGCGATGGACAGTCGACACTCCCGAGGACTTTGAACTCATCGAACGCATCTGTCAAAGCCTTGAAGATCGGTTCGCGAACTGGCAGACCATTCTGACACTTTGCCAGGACCATCCAGACTGGGCGAAGCTCAATGCACACGTCGAACAGAAGAAACTCTAG
- the pseC gene encoding UDP-4-amino-4,6-dideoxy-N-acetyl-beta-L-altrosamine transaminase: MIPYGRQSISEDDIARVAAALSGDWLTTGPTVAEFEEQFAARLGAKHAIAVANGTAALHLAMLAAEIGPGHRVLTTPNTFLASANAAAFVGATPDFADIDPVSLCLDPDALAEQWQPDTRAVVAVDYAGQTADMPGIAKIARRHGALIIEDACHAIGGRFEHDGQTWPVGNHPWADMTTYSFHPVKTMTTGEGGMIVTNDDVLAGRLRLLRNHGMTRNPEDFTGLSTDEVFGEQGPWYYEMQALGYNYRITDLQCALGLSQLQRLDAFIARRQEIVARYNDAFADVPHLESPGLRNPADAELTSWHLYTVRIDFAALQTTRTEFMTKLRERGVGSQVLYIPVHLQPWYRETYGYGPGKCPNAEAIYPQLLSLPLFPAMTEDDVATVITEVRRLMEET, translated from the coding sequence ATGATTCCCTACGGCCGCCAGTCGATTTCTGAAGACGACATTGCTCGGGTTGCCGCTGCGCTTTCGGGGGACTGGCTGACGACCGGACCGACCGTCGCCGAGTTTGAAGAACAGTTCGCCGCCCGGCTCGGTGCGAAGCATGCGATCGCCGTCGCCAATGGAACCGCTGCTCTGCATCTGGCGATGCTGGCCGCTGAGATCGGTCCCGGACATCGAGTCCTCACCACGCCGAACACGTTCCTCGCTTCCGCCAATGCCGCCGCGTTCGTGGGAGCGACACCCGACTTCGCCGATATCGATCCCGTTTCGCTCTGCCTCGATCCTGATGCTCTTGCCGAACAATGGCAGCCCGACACGCGAGCCGTGGTCGCCGTCGATTATGCCGGCCAGACCGCCGACATGCCCGGCATCGCCAAGATTGCACGTCGGCACGGAGCGTTGATCATCGAAGATGCCTGCCATGCCATCGGCGGACGCTTCGAACACGACGGACAAACCTGGCCCGTCGGCAATCATCCCTGGGCCGACATGACAACCTACAGCTTTCATCCCGTCAAAACGATGACGACGGGTGAAGGAGGGATGATCGTCACCAACGACGACGTCCTCGCAGGCCGGCTGCGGCTGCTGCGGAATCATGGCATGACCCGCAATCCCGAGGACTTCACTGGCCTCAGCACCGACGAAGTTTTCGGCGAACAGGGGCCGTGGTATTACGAAATGCAGGCACTCGGCTACAACTATCGAATCACCGATCTGCAGTGTGCTCTGGGACTGAGTCAACTGCAGCGACTCGACGCCTTCATCGCCCGTCGACAGGAGATTGTTGCTCGCTACAACGACGCCTTTGCCGACGTTCCTCATCTGGAGAGCCCCGGACTGCGTAATCCAGCCGATGCCGAGCTGACTTCCTGGCATCTGTATACGGTTCGCATTGATTTCGCGGCCCTGCAGACCACACGAACGGAGTTCATGACGAAACTCCGCGAACGCGGGGTCGGCAGTCAGGTTTTATACATTCCGGTGCACCTCCAGCCGTGGTATCGTGAAACGTACGGCTACGGACCGGGCAAATGTCCAAATGCTGAGGCGATCTATCCACAGCTGTTGAGTCTGCCGCTGTTTCCAGCGATGACCGAAGACGATGTCGCCACGGTGATCACGGAAGTCCGCCGTCTGATGGAGGAAACATAA
- the pseB gene encoding UDP-N-acetylglucosamine 4,6-dehydratase (inverting), whose amino-acid sequence MNFPSNSSVLVTGGTGSFGQALISRLVTDHPEVTKIVIYSRDELKQFEMQQRFPRGEFPQLRFFIGDVRDQPRLRRALDGIDYVVHAAALKQVPAAEYNPFECIQTNVMGAENLISASLDRNVKRVVALSTDKACAPINLYGATKLCSDKLFLAANNMKGKRDLRLSVVRYGNVMGSRGSVIPFFLKQKETGVLPITDPRMTRFNILLSHGVDLVLHAMEASLGGELWVPKIPSYRIVDVAEAVGPECEQKVVGIRAGEKLHEEMITETDSLSTIETDDNYIMVPTAPFTSQEENIARFEEHHHARRVPEGFHYRSDSNDRWLSVAELRELIDTGMH is encoded by the coding sequence ATGAACTTCCCTTCCAACTCTTCAGTCCTTGTCACTGGCGGCACCGGCTCTTTCGGTCAGGCGTTGATCAGTCGTCTGGTCACCGACCATCCCGAAGTGACGAAGATCGTCATCTACTCCCGCGACGAGCTCAAGCAGTTCGAAATGCAGCAGCGGTTCCCGCGGGGCGAGTTTCCGCAGCTGCGGTTCTTCATCGGAGATGTCCGCGACCAGCCCCGACTTCGCCGCGCTCTCGATGGCATCGATTATGTCGTTCACGCCGCCGCCCTCAAACAGGTGCCCGCAGCCGAGTACAATCCGTTTGAATGCATTCAAACCAACGTCATGGGAGCTGAGAATCTGATCTCGGCTTCACTCGATCGCAATGTGAAGCGGGTCGTCGCTCTGTCGACTGACAAAGCCTGTGCTCCGATCAATCTCTATGGAGCGACGAAACTCTGTTCCGACAAACTCTTTCTCGCCGCCAATAACATGAAAGGGAAACGCGATCTGCGTCTCTCCGTCGTCCGATACGGCAACGTGATGGGCTCCCGCGGCTCGGTCATTCCGTTTTTCCTCAAGCAGAAGGAAACCGGCGTGCTGCCGATCACGGATCCGCGGATGACACGGTTCAACATTCTGCTCAGTCACGGCGTCGATCTCGTGCTGCATGCGATGGAAGCCTCTCTCGGCGGCGAACTCTGGGTGCCGAAGATTCCGTCGTATCGCATCGTCGATGTCGCTGAAGCCGTCGGCCCCGAGTGTGAACAGAAGGTTGTCGGGATCCGGGCCGGCGAGAAACTGCACGAAGAAATGATCACCGAAACCGATTCCCTTTCCACAATCGAAACCGACGACAATTACATCATGGTGCCGACGGCTCCATTCACGTCTCAGGAAGAAAACATCGCCCGCTTCGAGGAGCATCATCATGCCCGACGGGTTCCGGAAGGATTCCATTATCGCTCCGACAGCAACGACCGCTGGCTGAGCGTGGCGGAACTCCGCGAACTGATCGACACGGGGATGCACTAA